Proteins co-encoded in one Caloenas nicobarica isolate bCalNic1 chromosome 19, bCalNic1.hap1, whole genome shotgun sequence genomic window:
- the PRRC2B gene encoding protein PRRC2B isoform X3 — MSDRLGQITKGKDGKSKYSTLSLFDKYKGKSIEAIRTTVIPRHGLQSLGKVAAARRMPPPANLPSLKSENKGNDPNIIIVPKDGTGWANKQDQPDQKSSSVTAAQLQESLPQQGLQKSVSNLQKPTQSISQESTNSVPGGPKSWAQLNGKPAGQEGGSRASSRLLSFSPEEFPTLKAAGEQDKVGKEKGALDPSYGPGPSLRPQNVTSWREGGGRNITSATSLTASPAELGSKTSSTGDGAPSSASASDPKEPSLRPAQPVRKGASQFMGNVYQPPTYHDMLPAFMCPQQPSETPASLDRGSFPLPQLRLEPRLPFRQYQMNDQDSKDNRLGLSRPTRPVRQQMERVPRPTIINAENLKGLDELDTDADDGWAGIHDEVDYSEKLKFSEDEEEEETVKDGRQKRNSWDPRRQRQLSLSSADSADVKHTLEEGKNWGDSAGSSRSVRKVQDSQQPPRKLNGWSSASEHQKPTVGNVLRQQSLEDKEEKVPLRQKFVHSEISEAVERARKRREEEERRAREERLAACAAKLKQLDQKCKLAQKSGETQKHTENEDLRPPSTEKNAVQENGHAFRKATPEFHSQDVSGGYLEEETPAPAAAAQSSSEEELREAPSPAQEFNKYQKSLPPRFQRQQQQQQQEQLYKMQHWQQQQVYPPPSHSHPQRTFYPPHPQMLGFDPRWMMMPSYMDPRMAQSRTPVDFYPSALHPSGIMKPMIQQDSISGSSCRSEDQNCQAGQVERKTSPLDPVPVWGQESYTSLQSKGYSLSHQKQADNMTVEGLHARNDSYPASPGRPESLSTQRDLFEERGEEYLNAFDKKAQTDFDSCLSSQRIGQDLLFQHQETAQETCSSGSRPANLRCSPLEPDFIQAEKKPEYNSWDISHHQKPTETAAEVAEEVPRGEQSFNADPWKKDGANTKQPTEETAEWAPENRNTSGQHQEQMGRTRRSGPIKKPVLKALKVEEKEKEMEKVKLEGEDTLRPQKEKAAVQKVEDESDDSAALLNSTRYLLDDKGSSQASLAREAEKSQGEEEEEEEKPERTWENKVSRESGDLPPTKRNNWIFIDEEQAFGGRGQGRGRGRGFREFTFRGRGTVVGSRGVYNNQRSSRGRGLREFNQPEDFPRGKPRRRIASETHSEGSEYEELPKRRRQRGLENSNEGSVLDREDSDLKKGDFKESWRSNKIYSDDHTSLDPKMRAPRAFGRSLPPRLSNSGYGRRGFMGKEPTQWQGRSGGAGWQEYNHTSPSDAFGSRQQSDRDYIQDSYKHMDSFSSRVFDESHLDDKRHFFQEDYSADQENIENRPFRRRRPPRQDKPPRFRRLRQERESVGQWNPEEGGPNLLPGQWPGRPRLTTTEKSSISGRRSPELSYQNSSDHANEEWETASESSDFSERRERRDGVSESEGQLEGGLGSLGEKRELAKRSFSSQRPLVDRQSRKAEPAGFAEQSVRTGVGAASRYESQQNGTLIKSKRSPEEGGGLGNTSGGSSHSIYSLDRASHTNSESAEGPGKKPEKDPKSTVQRASEKGEALSQFELSYGSTIIDNRVSNTAEENEVGSMAGEGFIEVLTKKQRRLLEEERRKKEQAAQAPAKARVLQSRIPPRFAKKQNSLCLEQSDVTVPGNSLGTEIWESNSPALSVQSPGSDSWSKPVNTFNGTESGTTEQGFKGSQGDSGIDLSAESRESSATSSQRSSPYGTLKPEEMNGAGLVDPKPDCQKEQVQKQSDKKDSDQGSGQNKEHKPGPIGNERSLKNRKGSEGTERLEGNIPPVNGVEIHVDSVLPVPPIEFGVNPKDSDFSLPPGSVSGTAANPVAKLQDALASNAGLTQSIPILRRDHHLQRCIGLNPMSFPTADLTLKMESARKAWENSPSLPEQNSPGGAGSGIQPPSSVGASNGVSYSSFGGVSMPPMPVASVAPSASIPGNHIPPLYLDGHVFASQPRLVPQTIPQQQSYQQAAAAQQIPISLHTSLQAQAQLGLRGGLPVSQSQEMYSSIQPFRSQVYMHPSLSQPSTMVLTGGTALKPPYSAFPGMQPLEVVKTQSGSPYQPMNGSQTLVYEGQINQAAGMGASQMMDSQLTQLTMPVPGSQLPLPRYGSGQQPLILPQSIQLPQGQNLPVGAPRRILPPGSQPSVLATSRESSQMEMKGFHFSDGKQNMSSGGSVPSPHTYRPSSASPSGKPSGPAVSMGSVQGHYVQQAKQRVDENKANLGAVKLQETASTNQMKPVRTGAIKPQAVKVEESKA; from the exons ATGTCCGATCGTTTGGGGCAAATAACcaagggaaaggatgggaaaagCAAGTACTCGACTCTCAGCCTGTTTGATAAGTATAAAGGAAAGTCAATAGAAGCTATCAGAACTACAG TTATTCCTAGACATGGCTTACAGAGTCTCGGGAAAGTTGCTGCTGCCCGGCGCATGCCACCTCCTGCAAACTTGCCTAGCCTGAAATCTGAGAACAAAGGAAACGACCCCAACATCATTATAGTACCCAAGGACGGTACAGGATGGGCAAACAAGCAGGATCAGCCCGACCAAAAGAG TTCCAGTGTGACGgctgcacagctgcaggagTCGCTGCCGCAGCAGGGTTTGCAGAAATCTGTCTCCAATTTACAGAAGCCGACACAGTCAATCAGTCAGGAG agtacAAATTCAGTGCCAGGTGGACCAAAGTCATGGGCACAGCTGAATGGAAAGCCAGCAGGACAAGAAGGTG GTTCAAGGGCCTCAAGCCGACTGTTATCCTTCTCTCCCGAGGAATTTCCGACGCTGAAAGCAGCTGGCGAGCAGGACAAGGTTGGCAAAGAAAAGGGCGCCTTAGATCCGTCGTATGGGCCAGGACCAAGCCTCCGCCCCCAGA ATGTCACGAGTTGGAGGGAGGGCGGTGGGAGGAACATAACCTCTGCCACATCTCTGACCGCCTcccctgctgagctgggcagcAAGACCTCTAGCACCGGAGACGGAGCCCCCTCCTCAGCGAGCGCCAGCGATCCGAAGGAGCCGTCTCTCCGCCCAGCTCAGCCTGTCCGCAAAGGGGCTTCGCAGTTCATGGGAAATGTCTACCAACCACCTACATACCATGACATGCTGCCTGCTTTT ATGTGTCCGCAACAGCCATCTGAGACCCCTGCATCGCTGGACCGAGGGTCTTTCCCCCTTCCTCAGCTTCGCCTGGAGCCCCGCTTACCCTTCAGACAATACCAGATGAATGACCAGGACAG CAAAGACAACAGACTCGGCCTGTCTCGCCCAACGCGTCCAGTTCGGCAGCAAATGGAGAGAGTCCCTCGGCCCACCATTATCAATGCAGAGAACCTAAAGGGGCTGGATGAACTAGACACGGATGCGGATGACGGATGGGCAG GCATTCATGATGAAGTGGATTACTCTGAGAAACTAAAGTTTAGtgaagatgaggaagaggaagaaactgTTAAAGATGGACGACAGAAGAG GAACAGCTGGGATCCCAGGAGGCAGCGACAGTTGTCCCTGAGCTCTGCAGACAGTGCAGATGTCAAACACACcttggaggaaggaaagaactgGGGAGACTCAGCTGGCTCGTCCCGCTCAGTCCGAAAAGTGCAGGATTCACAGCAGCCTCCGAGGAAGCTGAATGGCTGGAGCTCTGCGTCTGAACACCAG AAGCCCACAGTAGGAAATGTTCTCAGACAGCAGTCCCTCGAggataaagaagaaaaggtgCCACTGAGACAGAAGTTTGTGCACTCTGAGATCTCAGAGGCTGTTGAGAGAGCCAGGAagcggcgggaggaggaggagcggcGAGCCAGGGAGGAGCGTctggcagcctgtgctgcaaAGCTGAAGCAACTTGATCAGAAATGCAAACTGGCTCAGAAGAGTGGGGAGACCCAGAAACACACCGAGAATGAAGACCTGCGACCCccaagcacagagaaaaatgccGTGCAAGAGAACGGTCATGCTTTCCGTAAAG cgACCCCTGAGTTTCACAGCCAGGATGTCTCTGGTGGCTATCTGGAAGAGGAgactcctgccccagcagcagcagcccaaagCAGCAGTGAGGAGGAGCTCAGAGAAGCTCCGTCCCCAGCACAGGAATTCAACAAATACCAGAAATCACTTCCCCCACGGttccagaggcagcagcagcaacagcagcag gagcagctgtacAAGATGCAGCACTGGCAACAGCAGCAGGTCTAtcctcccccatcccactccCATCCCCAACGGACCTTCTACCCTCCACATCCTCAGATGCTTGGCTTCGATCCTCGCTGGATGATGATGCCCTCCTATATGGACCCTCGCATGGCCCAGAGTCGCACCCCTGTGGATTTCTACCCTTCAGCCCTTCACCCTTCAG GAATTATGAAGCCCATGATTCAGCAGGACTCCATCAGTGGGAGCAGCTGTCGGTCTGAAGATCAGAACTGTCAGGCAGGGCAGGTGGAAAGGAAAACTTCTCCCTTGGATCCTGTGCCGGTGTGGGGCCAGGAGAGCTACACgtctctgcagagcaaagggTACTCCCTGTCACATCAAAAACAGGCTGACAACATGACCGTGGAGGGGCTGCATGCCAG GAATGACAGTTACCCTGCTTCTCCTGGAAGACCAGAGAGTCTGAGCACGCAGAGAGATCTCTTtgaggagagaggggaggagTACTTGAATGCTTTTGACAAGAAGGCCCAAACAGACTTTGACAGCTGCCTGTCTTCTCAGAGGATAGGCCAAGATCTCTTGTTTCAGCATCAGGAGACTGCGCAGGAAACCTGTTCGTCTGGCAGCCGCCCTGCAAACTTGAGGTGTTCGCCCCTGGAGCCTGATTTTATCCAAGCGGAAAAGAAGCCTGAATATAACAGTTGGGATATCAGCCACCATCAGAAACCCACAGAAACTGCAGCGGAGGTTGCTGAAGAGGTGCCCAGGGGTGAGCAGTCCTTCAATGCTGACCCGTGGAAGAAAGACGGAGCTAATACCAAACAGCCCACTGAGGAGACAGCAGAGTGGGCTCCTGAGAACCGGAACACCAGCGGTCAGCACCAGGAGCAAATGGGGAGGACACGGCGATCAGGCCCGATTAAAAAACCAGTCCTGAAAGCCCTCAAGgtggaagagaaggagaaggagatggAGAAGGTTAAACTGGAAGGAGAGGACACTTTGCGCCCACAGAAGGAGAAGGCGGCTGTTCAGAAAGTAGAAGATGAGTCAGATGATTCTGCAGCCTTACTGAATTCCACACGCTATCTGCTGGATGACAAAGGTTCTTCCCAAGCCAGCCTTGCCCGAGAGGCTGAGAAATCtcaaggggaagaggaggaggaggaagaaaagccagaaagaaCCTGGGAGAACAAAGTATCCAGAGAGTCCGGTGATCTACCTCCCACGAAAAGGAACAACTGGATCTTCATTGACGAGGAACAAGCCTTTGGTGGGAGAGGTCAAGGGCGTGGGCGAGGCAGAGGCTTCAGAGAGTTCACTTTCAGAGGCCGAGGCACTGTTGTGGGCAGCCGGGGAGTCTATAACAACCAGCGGAGCAGCCGAGGGCGAGGGCTTCGGGAGTTCAACCAGCCAGAGGACTTCCCCAGAGGCAAGCCGAGGCGCCGAATCGCAAGTGAAACGCACAGTGAAGGGTCAGAATACGAGGAGCTCCCCAAACGTCGCCGGCAGAGGGGCTTGGAAAACAGCAATGAAGGCTCTGTGCTGGACAGGGAGGACAGCGATTTGAAAAAGGGAGACTTCAAAGAGTCTTGGAGGTCCAACAAAATCTATTCAGATGATCACACCAGTCTGGATCCTAAGATGAGGGCTCCAAGAGCTTTTGGGAGATCGCTGCCACCAAGACTGAGCAACTCTGGCTATGGGCGAAGGGGTTTCATGGGGAAGGAGCCCACCCAGTGGCAAGGCAGGAGCGGAGGAGCAGGGTGGCAGGAGTACAACCACACCTCTCCATCGGACGCTTTTGGGAGCAGGCAGCAGTCTGACAGGGACTACATTCAGGATTCTTACAAACACATGGATTCCTTCTCCAGCCGGGTTTTTGATGAGAGTCATCTGGATgacaaaaggcattttttccaGGAGGATTACTCAGCAGATCAAGAGAACATAGAGAACAGGCCGTTCAGGAGGCGACGTCCCCCTCGCCAGGACAAACCTCCACGGTTCAGACGCCTCAGACAAGAGCGGGAATCAGTCGGCCAGTGGAACCCTGAGGAAGGAGGCCCCAACCTGCTGCCCGGCCAGTGGCCTGGAAGACCCAGGCTGACCACAACGGAGAAGAGCAGCATCTCGGGCAGACGCTCTCCTGAGCTGTCCTACCAGAACTCCTCAGACCATGCCAACGAGGAGTGGGAGACTGCATCTGAGAGCAGCGACTTCAGCGAGCGGCGGGAGAGGCGAGACGGAGTTTCGGAGAGCGAAGGGCAGCTGGAGGGTGGGCTCGGGAGCTTGGGAGAGAAGAGGGAGCTGGCGAAGAGGAGTTTCTCGAGTCAAAGGCCGCTTGTTGACAGGCAGAGCCGCAAGGCTGAGCCAGCAGGGTTTGCGGAGCAGTCTGTCAGGACTGGGGTAGGAGCAGCCTCCAGATACGAGAGCCAGCAGAACGGGACACtgataaaaagcaaaag GTCTCCAGAAGAAGGAGGGGGCCTGGGCAACACCAGTGGTGGGAGCAGCCACTCCATTTACAGCTTGGATAGGGCTTCCCACACCAATTCAGAGAGTGCTGAGGGGCCAGGGAAAAAGCCAGAGAAGGACCCTAAATCCACTGTGCAAAGAGCAAGCGAGAAGGGAGAGGCCTTGTCACAGTTTGAGCTGAGTTATGGAA GTACCATCATCGATAATCGAGTGTCAAACACAGCAGAAGAGAATGAAGTGGGTTCTATGGCAGGTGAAGGCTTCATCGAGGTTCTTACTAAAAAGCAGCGTCGTTTGCTGGAAGAGGAGCGGAGGAAgaaggaacaggctgctcag gcACCAGCTAAAGCCCGTGTCCTCCAGTCTCGAATTCCTCCTCGATTTGCTAAGAAGCAGAACAGCTTGTGCTTGGAGCAAAGTGATGTAACTGTTCCTGGAAACAGCCTGGGCACAGAGATCTGGGAGAGCAACAGCCCAG CTCTTTCTGTTCAGTCTCCTGGCAGTGATTCCTGGAGCAAGCCTGTGAATACCTTTAATGGTACAGAATCTGGCACCACTGAG CAGGGTTTTAAAGGCAGCCAGGGGGATAGTGGCATTGACTTGAGTGCGGAGTCTCGGGAATCCTCCGCTACCTCCTCTCAGCGCAGTTCTCCATATGGCACCCTCAAACCAGAGGAGATGAATGGGGCTGGCCTGGTGGACCCAAAGCCTGACTGCCAGAAGGAGCAAGTGCAGAAGCAATCTGATAAAAAG GATTCAGATCAAGGCTCAGGACAGAACAAGGAACACAAGCCTGGACCAATCGGCAACGAACGCtccctgaaaaacagaaagggtTCGGAGGGAACGGAACGGCTGGAAGGGAATATTCCCCCTGTTAACGGGGTGGAAATTCACGTGGATTCTGTACTTCCTGTGCCACCCATTGAATTTGGAGTAAATCCTAAA GACTCTGACTTCAGCTTGCCACCTGGTTCTGTGTCTGGCACTGCAGCTAACCCTGTCGCCAAACTGCAGGATGCCTTGGCCAGTAAc GCAGGGTTAACGCAGTCCATTCCCATTCTGCGAAGAGATCATCACCTCCAGCGGTGCATTGGCCTGAACCCCATGTCCTTCCCCACTGCAGACCTTACTCTTAAG ATGGAATCTGCTCGTAAAGCTTGGGAAAACTCTCCTAGTTTACCAGAACAGAACTCCCCCGGAGGTGCAGGCTCTGGCATCCAGCCTCCTTCCAGCGTTGGAGCTTCCAATGGTGTCAGCTACAGCTCTTTTGGTGGAGTTTCTATGCCTCCTATGCCTGTGGCATCTGTAGCACCTTCTGCATCTATCCCAG GTAATCATATTCCACCCCTCTATCTGGATGGCCATGTGTTTGCAAGTCAGCCCCGCCTGGTACCTCAGACGATACCTCAGCAGCAAAGCTACCAACAG gctgctgctgctcaacAGATTCCCATTTCCCTCCACACATCCTTACAGGCCCAAGCTCAGCTTGGACTGAGGGGTGGTCTGCCTGTTTCCCAGTCCCAGGAGATGTACAGCTCCATACAGCCCTTCAG gtctCAGGTGTATATGCACCCCAGTCTGTCTCAGCCCAGCACCATGGTCCTGACGGGAGGCACTGCTCTGAAGCCTCCGTATTCCGCCTTCCCAGGCATGCAGCCCTTGGAGGTGGTGAAAACCCAGTCTGGGTCCCCCTACCAGCCCATGAATGGAAGCCAGACACTGGTTTATGAAGGCCAGATAAACCAGGCGGCTGGTATGGGAGCCTCCCAGATGATGGACTCTCAGCTTACGCAG